The following are encoded in a window of Microcaecilia unicolor chromosome 14, aMicUni1.1, whole genome shotgun sequence genomic DNA:
- the LOC115457649 gene encoding olfactory receptor 5B21-like: protein MRTKDPGDVENITAVTEFIILGLSDNPDLQVPLFLIFLLIYLITLLGNLAIVIATCIDPRLHTPMYFFLSHLSFTDICCTSNIVPKLLVIFLAGDKTISYSGCIMQLFFFMGFACTECFLLTAMAYDRYVAVCHPLHYLLIMNQKVYVLLAAASWTGGFLTSVTIMVSVICLSFCASNEINHIFCELMPLLKLSCTDTASAETVLFIAAALTSVPASLVTLTSYTFIISAILRIRSAEGKRKAFSTCSSHLTVISVFYLSIFCVYLRPNSTYSLQQGKILSVVYTTVTPMLNPLIYSLRNKDVKNALRKVIGR, encoded by the coding sequence ATGAGAACGAAGGATCCTGGAGATGTAGAAAACATAACAGCTGTGACAGAATTCATCATTCTGGGACTTTCGGATAATCCAGATTTGCAGGTTCCACTGTTTCTGATCTTCCTGCTTATCTACCTGATTACCCTGCTGGGGAACCTGGCAATTGTCATAGCGACCTGCATCGACCCCCGTCTGCACACCCCCATGTACTTCTTTCTCAGTCACCTGTCATTCACAGACATCTGCTGCACCTCCAACATCGTGCCGAAACTGCTGGTGATTTTCCTTGCAGGGGATAAGACCATTTCCTACTCTGGGTGCATTATGCAGCTGTTTTTCTTCATGGGTTTTGCTTGCACCGAATGCTTCCTCCTCACTGCCATGGCTTATGATCGTTATGTGGCCGTCTGCCACCCCCTGCACTATCTGCTCATCATGAATCAGAAAGTTTATGTCTTACTGGCAGCCGCTTCCTGGACCGGTGGCTTCCTAACTTCTGTGACAATCATGGTTTCCGTCATCTGCCTGTCATTCTGTGCTTCTAACGAGATTAATCATATCTTTTGTGAACTCATGCCGCTGCTAAAGCTTTCCTGTACTGACACAGCCAGCGCTGAAACAGTGTTATTCATCGCAGCCGCATTAACCTCAGTGCCTGCCTCTCTGGTGACGCTTACATCCTACACCTTCATCATCTCAGCCATCCTGAGGATCCGCTCTGCGGAGGGGAAGCGcaaagccttctccacctgctcctcccatCTCACCGTCATCTCTGTGTTCTATTTGTCAATTTTCTGTGTGTACCTGAGGCCCAACTCCACTTATTCCCTGCAGCAGGGGAAAATTCTGTCTGTGGTCTACACGACGGTCACCCCCATGCTGAACCCCCTGATTTACAGCCTGAGGAACAAGGATGTGAAAAACGCACTGAGGAAAGTTATCGGAAGGTAG